In one Rugosibacter aromaticivorans genomic region, the following are encoded:
- a CDS encoding cytochrome b/b6 domain-containing protein, which yields MRIPSHTTYRVYDPLLRLAHAWNALAIIGLIVTSQLAEAFEHRDSEAAIWQIHVQFGYALIGGLLVRLIWGFIGPATACWSDLWHPREWSAMLRGRLSFPPRLGHDIRASLAFIAVYGVLAVMLATGVIMAAAEYQMGPLAQWLGTSKTLGKLVKEPHEIGFTLVLAFIALHLVALLYHRFILHMPVDQAMAISARKP from the coding sequence ATGCGCATCCCATCCCACACCACCTATCGGGTGTATGACCCCCTGCTACGCCTGGCCCACGCCTGGAACGCCCTCGCCATCATCGGTCTGATCGTCACCTCGCAACTGGCAGAAGCCTTCGAGCATCGTGACAGCGAAGCGGCTATCTGGCAGATACACGTCCAGTTCGGCTATGCCCTGATCGGTGGCCTGCTGGTTCGCTTGATCTGGGGCTTTATCGGCCCGGCTACTGCATGCTGGTCCGACCTATGGCATCCGCGTGAATGGTCTGCCATGCTGCGCGGTCGTCTATCCTTTCCGCCCCGTCTCGGTCACGATATCCGTGCCAGCCTTGCCTTCATTGCTGTCTATGGTGTGCTGGCAGTCATGCTCGCCACCGGTGTGATCATGGCGGCAGCCGAGTATCAAATGGGGCCGCTGGCGCAGTGGCTGGGTACTTCGAAAACGCTGGGCAAGCTGGTCAAGGAACCCCACGAGATAGGCTTCACCCTGGTGCTGGCATTCATCGCACTGCATTTGGTCGCCCTGCTCTATCATCGCTTTATATTGCACATGCCAGTTGATCAGGCCATGGCAATATCTGCCCGAAAACCATGA
- a CDS encoding response regulator transcription factor, with product MRILLVEDDPLLGDGLTAGLRQAGFAVDWVKDGFAADHALKSETFDLVVLDLGLPRLSGMEILQRLRQRPAEAGGNTPVLVLTARDATGDKVAGLDAGADDYLVKPVDLDELAARVRALTRRAARRTMPQIHHGELMLDPIARQVAQDGVGVELSAREFDLLQTLLENAGRVMTRTQLEGAIYGWRDEPDSNALEVHIHHLRRKLGNELIKTLRGIGYTISKT from the coding sequence ATGCGAATCCTGCTTGTTGAAGATGATCCCCTGCTCGGCGACGGGCTGACCGCCGGCCTGCGCCAGGCAGGCTTTGCGGTGGACTGGGTAAAGGATGGCTTCGCTGCCGATCATGCGTTAAAGAGCGAAACCTTTGACCTCGTGGTGCTGGACTTGGGGTTGCCGCGGCTCTCCGGCATGGAAATTTTACAGCGTCTGCGCCAACGCCCTGCCGAAGCAGGCGGCAATACGCCCGTACTGGTGCTCACCGCACGTGATGCGACAGGTGACAAAGTGGCAGGGTTAGACGCTGGGGCTGACGATTATCTGGTCAAGCCCGTGGATCTGGACGAGCTGGCTGCCCGTGTGCGCGCCCTCACCCGCCGTGCAGCGAGGCGCACCATGCCGCAAATTCATCATGGCGAACTGATGCTCGACCCGATTGCACGCCAGGTAGCACAAGATGGCGTGGGCGTGGAATTATCTGCTCGCGAATTCGATCTGCTGCAAACCCTGCTCGAAAATGCCGGCCGCGTCATGACCCGCACTCAGCTCGAAGGTGCCATCTACGGCTGGCGGGATGAGCCCGACAGCAATGCCCTGGAAGTGCATATCCATCATCTGCGGCGCAAGCTGGGCAATGAGCTTATCAAGACATTGCGCGGCATTGGCTACACCATTTCCAAAACATGA
- a CDS encoding ATP-binding protein: MLVAENHAVRDELIGRIVWRLLIPAFFGLPLLGAWMWLATRRGLQPLDAVAGQIAIREPSRLHALTPAEAPEEIRPLVESINHLFSRVEHTLEAERRFTADAAHELRTPLAALGIQAQVALRAQDAEERTHAIQQLQAGADRAARLVNQLLILARIDPEKGLHKQPVLLDHLTEEICAAHGTMALDKNIHLELETAATVVSGNADMLRILLRNLIDNAIYYTPAGGRVNVQVAENSLTVTDTGPGIPAHEREQVFRRFYRLAGQEAQGSGLGLSIVARIAELHGARVELADGDGGSGLMVRVLFSSHATSPLQS; the protein is encoded by the coding sequence GTGCTGGTCGCGGAAAACCATGCCGTGCGCGATGAACTCATCGGCCGCATCGTCTGGCGTTTGCTCATACCGGCGTTTTTTGGTTTGCCACTGCTAGGCGCCTGGATGTGGCTGGCGACGCGACGCGGACTCCAGCCTCTGGATGCCGTAGCCGGCCAGATCGCTATCCGCGAGCCATCGCGCCTGCACGCGCTGACACCGGCAGAAGCACCCGAGGAAATCCGTCCGCTGGTGGAATCCATCAACCATCTTTTTTCCCGCGTCGAACACACGCTGGAAGCTGAACGCCGCTTTACGGCGGACGCCGCACACGAGCTACGCACACCGCTGGCCGCGCTGGGCATTCAGGCGCAGGTGGCCTTGCGTGCGCAAGATGCGGAAGAACGCACCCATGCCATCCAGCAGCTACAGGCCGGCGCCGATCGCGCGGCGCGGCTGGTGAACCAGCTGCTGATACTGGCGCGCATCGATCCCGAAAAAGGTTTGCACAAGCAGCCCGTTTTGCTCGACCACCTGACGGAAGAAATATGTGCCGCACACGGCACCATGGCGCTCGACAAGAACATCCATCTCGAATTGGAAACAGCGGCAACCGTCGTGTCAGGCAACGCAGACATGCTGCGCATCCTGTTGCGCAACCTGATCGACAACGCCATTTACTACACACCGGCAGGCGGCCGGGTCAATGTGCAGGTCGCTGAAAATAGCCTGACAGTTACCGATACGGGGCCCGGCATCCCCGCACACGAGCGGGAGCAAGTCTTCCGCCGCTTCTATCGTCTGGCGGGGCAAGAAGCCCAAGGCAGCGGGCTGGGCTTATCCATCGTCGCCCGCATCGCCGAGCTGCATGGCGCACGGGTCGAACTGGCCGATGGCGATGGTGGCAGCGGACTGATGGTGCGCGTGCTATTTTCTTCGCACGCCACTAGCCCACTGCAAAGCTAG